One region of Chanodichthys erythropterus isolate Z2021 chromosome 24, ASM2448905v1, whole genome shotgun sequence genomic DNA includes:
- the wu:fd46g04 gene encoding endonuclease domain-containing 1 protein — MKLLVFLLLPYLSLSEVFQDFNQCSQFFLNNVPPQFTPPVGVSVQHICQCLQDNNNQKTYFYATLYSTTWRIPIYSAYVFEGHQKVERVDRWYIEPQLDLGNIAYPCMSPKGRRPTIGKYQAVNSDYDGSGYDRGHLYPVQHTNNHLSMLATSTLTNAAPQDPTFNQGVWKTHEGAVIKDLKGCKGKAYVVTGVVPDINNKIPTNNPKNNHRVTVSKYYWRATCCVKNGVFTGKGYYGPNNNDKVETLTIAELQEMLKKYYNIIIFPNVPSGHKRPVVTSIL; from the exons ATGAAGCTTCTGGTGTTTCTTCTGTTGCCTTACCTCTCTCTGAGTGAGGTTTTTCAGGATTTTAATCAATGCAGTCAGTTCTTTTTGAATAATGTCCCTCCTCAGTTCACACCACCGGTGGGCGTCTCAGTCCAGCACATCTGTCAGTGTCTTCAGGATAACAACAATCAGAAAACGTATTTTTATGCAACTTTGTACAGCACAACATGGAGGATCCCCATCTACTCAGCGTATGTGTTTGAGGGCCACCAGAAGGTTGAGAGGGTTGACCGTTGGTACATTGAACCTCAG CTGGATCTAGGAAATATTGCTTATCCATGTATGAGTCCTAAAGGTCGCAGACCCACTATTGGAAAATATCAGGCGGTGAATAGTGACTACGATGGCTCTGGCTATGACAGAGGTCATCTCTACCCGGTGCAGCACACGAACAATCATCTCTCCATGCTGGCCACCTCCACCCTGACCAATGCCGCTCCACAGGACCCAACGTTCAATCAGGGTGTATGGAAGACACATGAGGGGGCTGTTATTAAAGATCTGAAAGGCTGTAAAGGCAAGGCTTATGTAGTGACTGGTGTagttcctgatatcaacaacaAAATTCCAACAAATAACCCAAAAAATAACCATAGAGTTACTGTCTCTAAGTATTACTGGAGAGCCACCTGCTGTGTAAAGAATGGTGTGTTCACAGGGAAGGGTTACTATGGACCTAATAACAATGACAAAGTGGAGACATTAACAATCGCAGAGCTACAGGAAATGctgaaaaaatattacaatattataattttcCCAAACGTACCCTCAGGGCACAAAAGACCAGTTGTAACTAGTATCCTATGA